ATCCCTACAGTTCAATGTATTATTTGCAACAGTTAATGATAGAATCACCAACATCAATGTTCTTAGGATACTTCGACCCGCATACGGCTGTATGATGAATTCTTTCTTAGCCACTAGGAGCCATCTAAACGGAGTTTCACCTTATACATTCTTCCCTTGATCATCACCACATAATAGGGAAAATCAACTATATGGCACCACCATTAATATATTCTTTGAAGGGTAACAACACTTTTGAATAGATGACAACCAACAAAATGAGATAAACAAAATGGAGAGGTCATAGAATCAGTCTTTGGCCGTCCCAAACCTATATGCTTGTCCATATGAGCAACTAAAGCTACGCAAATGTAATAATGACAAATCACAATTATAAAACTACAGGACGACTTTATAGCCACTAATTCGAACCAAAAGCTTCCTCTTTTCATCTTTTCTCACCAACCAATTGTAAACTCTAAATTAGCGGGTAGTGAAAGAAAGAAAGCAATCTACCAAACTTTATGTGGATACATCTGATTGCCTCTAAATCCcaaacttgttagaagtttattACTATGAATCCTCTATATTACTGAACTTTTAGTAAAGAAATGAGTAGACCACAATGATCGAAATTCACATCCAAGGGGTGCTATCTTATTTAGACATAGATAGTTCAAATTATATCCCTTTAGCAAAACGAGCCACAATTGGGACAtaaactgaaaaagaaaaaggaactgAAGCTAGAGATTTATTGTACAAGAATAAGGCGTCCAGCCTCACCAATATCAGCACCATCCACGTCTTCTTCATGTGGGTCTTTGGGGACCGTGACCACCAGCTCGCCGTCGTTAAAAGCGGCGGTAGCCAGCTCCGGCAGAGTTGACGGCGGGAGACGGAATCGCCATAAGTCGAGCTCAAACTCACCTAAAGACGAATCCAAAACATTATCCCCTCGTATCACAATCTTAGTAACACCAGGATAGATCTCAACTGTGTGGGCCCTAATATTGTCCCCAACGTTATCATCCGTCGGGATAACGAAGCGCAACGAATCGGGGCTCTCTTGGATAGACACGTCAGCATCGGAATGGAAAGGAAGTTCGAGAACCTTCGCGAAGATGTGAGGTAGTCGACGGAGCTTCTTTTGACGGCCGGATGCTATGGCGTTGGCCTGGGAGAGTGCTGAAACGATGTCGTATCGGAGCGTGATGTTGCGTTTTCTTGGTACTGGATGAACCTTCATTGTTTTAAgcttaaaagaagaaaaggataaCCCTTTTTACAATTATTGATCAACACAATTATTTTATAAAGCTATGGAGAATTGCAGAGAATAGTTTTATGTATGTGTAAAATGTAGTGGAAATTCTTGGCTTTGGATGGAAGAGAAGAGTAACAAAGGATTAAAAGACTAGAAAATGGGAAGTTGAAACTTGTTGGGAGATTGATTCTTTTTAGTTTCGGGCGGGTTTTAATCACTAGCAAAGGGGCTCGGAGGGGTGTTGTACGAAGCTAAGTTACACGTTTGGTGAGTTTTTGGCCAATATTTATGTTTGAGAGTAGGTTTATTTTGGTCTCTCAAATATAACCTGAGCATATTTAGTCACTTAAGTATGTTAAAGTGGAGCATTTTTAGTCCTTTATCTTTGAGATTAAGCCTATTTTGGTCCTTCAAATATAATCCTGAGCATATTTAGTCCTTAAGTATGCTAAAGTGGAGCACTTTTAGTCTCATTGACAGAATGTGTTCAAAAACTAACGGTGTTAATCAACTCTGATTCATGAAACAAATCTTTAACTTTGAAGCAAAAGATTTCCTCTCCTTTTATTGGATAACACGAATTATCACTTTAATTCCTCATTTTTAGATAGTGTCTTCTAAAATTTTGACcttgaaaatatataaaatttgtatatatatacattttgtatgttaatatacaaaaattatacaaattttatatactttttcggctaccaGATGTAAATAATTTCTAGCGCAAGCTAAAAGTGAGAATACAATCTGGTTATTCGTTTGCTTCAATAATATGCCTAGAAGTGATATTGACAGCTCTaatattttcaaattttaacttatctttttggaaaaatcaaccgaAATTTTTAGAAGTAAAAGTTTCAGAGTTAAAATCTTAAATTTGTCAGCTCTGTACTATTATTGGGTGTTGGTTTATAAAATATTTTCGATAAGTAAATTAAAAGGACGGTGAGTGCCGAAACCAACCTCGTAATTGATCTTGGACGATTCTGTCAGTGAGACTAAAGGTGCTCCACTTTAGCATACTTAAGGGACTAAATATGCTCAGGGTTATATTTAAGCAACCAAAATAGACCTACCCTCAAAGATAAGAGACTAAAGGTGCTCCACTTTAGCATACTTAAAAGATTAAATATGCTCAAGGTTATATTTGAGGGACTAAAATAGACTACCCTTAAAGATAAGGGACAATATTGGTCAAAAACTCCACGTTTGGTCGGTAAAGAATAATTATATTTCctagaaaatatacaaaaaattatatacataaaataaaaatattttatcaACTATTATTTTGGAAGTAGCTACAATTGAATTTTGAatagatataaaaaaatagtagATGATTCATTTATTTAGTGGGCAGAAATCAGAATATTCGGTGTTAATGAGAGATAGTAAATATTCAATGAAATTATTGAAGTGCATACAATGTGAGACGCACGGTCATAAAATTAATAAATGGAAATATTTGTTTGTCTATTTATATCGATCATCGGATCAATAAATTTATCTTTAAGGGTGACAAATAACAATAAAATG
This genomic stretch from Nicotiana sylvestris chromosome 9, ASM39365v2, whole genome shotgun sequence harbors:
- the LOC104218788 gene encoding uncharacterized protein isoform X1, giving the protein MKVHPVPRKRNITLRYDIVSALSQANAIASGRQKKLRRLPHIFAKVLELPFHSDADVSIQESPDSLRFVIPTDDNVGDNIRAHTVEIYPGVTKIVIRGDNVLDSSLGEFELDLWRFRLPPSTLPELATAAFNDGELVVTVPKDPHEEDVDGADIGMTISQLLMG
- the LOC104218788 gene encoding uncharacterized protein isoform X2, yielding MKVHPVPRKRNITLRYDIVSALSQANAIASGRQKKLRRLPHIFAKVLELPFHSDADVSIQESPDSLRFVIPTDDNVGDNIRAHTVEIYPGVTKIVIRGDNVLDSSLGEFELDLWRFRLPPSTLPELATAAFNDGELVVTVPKDPHEEDVDGADIVAITDRC
- the LOC104218788 gene encoding uncharacterized protein isoform X3 — encoded protein: MKVHPVPRKRNITLRYDIVSALSQANAIASGRQKKLRRLPHIFAKVLELPFHSDADVSIQESPDSLRFVIPTDDNVGDNIRAHTVEIYPGVTKIVIRGDNVLDSSLGEFELDLWRFRLPPSTLPELATAAFNDGELVVTVPKDPHEEDVDGADIELKEVL